In Deinococcus sp. HSC-46F16, the following are encoded in one genomic region:
- a CDS encoding lipid-A-disaccharide synthase-related protein: MSPSPARPLLLLSNGTAEDLIGARLLGEVGRPAWALPLVGEGRAYAGVPGVTRLGPTLTLPSGGFPFGSVANLRADLRAGLIGTTLEQVRAAWQAGRKAGAVVVVGDAHALTLGTLAARAGGVPLVHVQPLLSAHYAEGLGVRGALRELNALGANLPLPSELALSRRAHAVYLRDAATARLYAARGVRARWAGSFAVDTLPAPERDLSAVLGGRPVLALLPGSREDHRESLPLMLRAAARLPEVTPLVAWAHGWEAVTLPPGWALRAEDDRTAWAGGEGTRVALLRGAFGAVARAADVAVGTAGTANEQLAGLGVPVVAFPTRGPQFTPGFVRRQGRLLGEALRPVPADPEAVAGEVRTLLGDGRGRARAALAGLTRVGPGGALPVVAAELRALLDQRP; encoded by the coding sequence GTGTCCCCCTCCCCCGCCCGGCCCCTGCTGCTCCTCTCCAACGGCACCGCCGAGGACCTGATCGGGGCGCGGCTGCTGGGAGAGGTGGGGCGGCCCGCGTGGGCGCTGCCGCTCGTCGGCGAGGGACGGGCGTACGCGGGGGTCCCCGGCGTGACCCGGCTCGGCCCCACGCTGACCCTCCCCAGCGGGGGCTTTCCCTTCGGGAGCGTGGCGAACCTGCGGGCGGACCTGCGGGCGGGGCTGATCGGCACCACGCTGGAGCAGGTTCGGGCGGCGTGGCAGGCGGGGCGAAAGGCGGGGGCCGTCGTCGTGGTCGGCGACGCGCACGCACTTACCCTGGGCACCCTGGCGGCGCGGGCGGGGGGTGTGCCGCTGGTACACGTGCAGCCCCTCCTCAGCGCCCACTACGCCGAGGGGCTGGGGGTGCGGGGGGCGCTGCGCGAGCTGAACGCGCTGGGGGCCAATCTGCCGCTGCCGTCCGAACTCGCCCTCTCGCGGCGGGCGCACGCCGTCTACCTGCGGGACGCGGCCACCGCCCGGCTTTACGCGGCGCGGGGAGTGCGTGCCCGCTGGGCGGGCAGTTTCGCGGTGGACACGCTTCCGGCCCCCGAACGCGACCTTTCCGCTGTGCTGGGTGGCCGCCCGGTCCTCGCCCTGCTGCCGGGATCACGGGAGGATCACCGCGAAAGCCTTCCGCTGATGCTGCGGGCCGCCGCCCGGTTGCCGGAGGTGACGCCGCTCGTCGCGTGGGCGCACGGGTGGGAGGCGGTGACCCTGCCGCCGGGCTGGGCGCTGCGGGCCGAGGACGACCGGACGGCCTGGGCGGGGGGCGAGGGCACACGGGTCGCCCTGCTGCGCGGCGCGTTCGGGGCCGTGGCGCGGGCGGCGGACGTGGCGGTCGGCACGGCAGGCACCGCCAACGAACAACTGGCGGGGCTGGGCGTGCCCGTCGTGGCCTTTCCCACGCGGGGGCCGCAGTTCACCCCCGGCTTCGTGCGGCGGCAGGGGCGGCTCCTGGGGGAGGCCCTGCGGCCCGTCCCGGCCGACCCGGAGGCGGTCGCGGGGGAGGTGCGGACGCTGCTGGGAGACGGCCGGGGGCGGGCACGGGCCGCCCTCGCCGGGCTGACGCGGGTGGGGCCAGGAGGAGCGCTGCCCGTGGTTGCGGCCGAGCTGCGGGCACTGCTGGATCAGCGGCCGTAG
- a CDS encoding polysaccharide deacetylase family protein: MRGWGWVALAGLGTLLAAEVGGRAAGWGALGPGGRDRPRVAITFDDGPGERTPELLAVLARHAAPATFFVTAPAAERGPRHLAALRAAGHGLEAHGRWHVHALLLPPWREWAQVRWHPRAGEPGPHLYRPPYGGHGPLTRLLAHLARREVALWDVEGRDWTDGDAASLAAGVLARVRPGSVILLHDGPAVTPALLDDLLVGLAVRGLQPVLLPDLPPRRIGWREGWRRLAASYGR; the protein is encoded by the coding sequence ATGAGAGGGTGGGGGTGGGTGGCTCTGGCGGGCCTGGGGACCCTGCTTGCCGCCGAGGTCGGGGGCCGCGCTGCCGGGTGGGGCGCTTTGGGACCGGGGGGCCGCGACCGTCCCAGGGTGGCGATCACCTTCGACGACGGGCCGGGCGAGCGCACCCCCGAGTTGCTCGCGGTCCTGGCCCGCCACGCGGCCCCTGCGACCTTTTTCGTGACCGCCCCCGCCGCCGAGCGCGGGCCCCGGCATCTGGCCGCCCTCCGCGCTGCCGGACATGGGCTGGAGGCGCACGGGCGCTGGCACGTCCATGCCCTGCTGCTGCCCCCCTGGCGCGAGTGGGCACAGGTGCGCTGGCATCCCCGCGCGGGGGAGCCAGGGCCGCACCTCTACCGTCCGCCCTATGGGGGGCACGGCCCGCTGACTCGCCTGCTCGCTCACCTTGCCCGGCGCGAGGTCGCCCTCTGGGACGTGGAGGGCCGTGACTGGACGGACGGGGACGCGGCCAGCCTCGCCGCTGGCGTGCTCGCCCGTGTGCGGCCCGGCAGCGTGATCCTGCTGCACGATGGTCCGGCGGTGACCCCGGCCCTGCTGGACGACCTGCTCGTGGGGCTGGCCGTGCGGGGCCTCCAGCCCGTGCTCCTGCCCGACCTCCCGCCGCGCCGCATCGGGTGGCGGGAGGGCTGGCGGCGGCTGGCGGCGAGCTACGGCCGCTGA
- a CDS encoding glycosyltransferase → MPQVAGPEFTVVIPARNEAASLPLTLRALHRQTLAPRDIIVVDHASHDGTAAVARAWGARVVTCREPGIGRARQAGLEATRTDWVATTDADSLPAPGWLAAFAQAAPGRVALYGPLRFCGVSPALAAASEVGYTAFLRACDLAGRPNLAGANMAYSRAAARLAGGYPDAEALEDVRLGLALAQLGEVAYVPGAGVETSARRLSGGVLPFLWRHLLNLSGHTRGYFGP, encoded by the coding sequence GTGCCACAGGTCGCCGGGCCGGAGTTCACGGTCGTCATTCCCGCACGCAACGAGGCGGCCTCGCTTCCACTGACCCTGCGTGCCCTGCACCGCCAGACGCTCGCCCCGCGGGACATCATCGTGGTGGACCACGCCAGCCACGACGGCACGGCGGCGGTCGCGCGGGCCTGGGGAGCGCGGGTGGTGACGTGCCGCGAACCCGGCATCGGCCGCGCCCGGCAGGCCGGGCTGGAGGCCACCCGCACCGACTGGGTCGCCACCACCGACGCCGACTCGCTGCCCGCGCCCGGCTGGCTGGCCGCCTTCGCGCAGGCCGCGCCGGGCCGGGTCGCCCTGTACGGCCCGCTGCGCTTCTGCGGGGTGTCGCCCGCACTCGCGGCGGCCTCGGAGGTGGGGTACACGGCCTTTCTGCGGGCCTGCGACCTCGCCGGGCGGCCCAACCTCGCCGGGGCGAACATGGCCTACTCGCGGGCGGCGGCGCGGCTCGCCGGGGGTTACCCGGACGCCGAAGCGCTGGAGGACGTGCGCCTTGGCCTCGCGCTGGCCCAATTGGGGGAGGTGGCCTACGTGCCCGGCGCCGGGGTGGAAACGAGTGCCCGGCGCCTCTCGGGGGGCGTCCTTCCCTTCCTGTGGCGCCACCTTCTCAACCTCAGCGGTCATACGCGAGGGTATTTCGGCCCGTGA
- a CDS encoding glycosyltransferase, translating to MRPLRIGLFTDTFLPDQNGIVTSVGLLSDELRARGHHVEVVAPLFPEAQDTRPDVRRAASVRYVFLPTYRLAWPTRRDFSERYDLVHTHTPLTLGLAGARLARKWGVPHVATYHTHIEAYTHYVPGLTALQRQTRVVTRLMGRYYRRADAVIMPTAGMLDVTREMGVRNPVVIPTAVEPEVLRGAPPIGNPWPAGRRRLLTVGRLAREKRFDLVLDTLAGLPDAHLVVLGEGPERGRLEEHAERREVGDRVSFLGVRPWTEIGAYYRLAELFLFASDTETQGLVLQEAQLMGVPVVAVGARGTLSGVAPGRSGYLVGPGDVPALTRHAAAILGDPALWSRLSRGARRHGATWTPGGVAERVLDVYSGVLGTPQEVAFAEGTPALTGRNTLAYDR from the coding sequence ATGAGACCGCTGCGAATCGGGCTCTTCACCGACACCTTTCTTCCCGACCAGAACGGCATCGTGACGAGCGTGGGGCTGCTCAGCGACGAGTTGCGGGCGCGGGGGCATCACGTGGAGGTGGTGGCCCCCCTCTTCCCGGAAGCGCAAGACACCCGCCCCGACGTGCGCCGGGCCGCCAGCGTGCGCTACGTGTTCCTGCCGACCTACCGGCTGGCGTGGCCCACCCGCCGCGACTTTTCCGAGCGCTACGACCTCGTGCACACGCACACGCCGCTGACCCTGGGGCTGGCGGGGGCGCGGCTGGCCCGCAAGTGGGGGGTGCCGCACGTGGCGACCTACCACACCCACATCGAGGCCTACACCCACTACGTGCCGGGCCTGACCGCCCTGCAACGCCAGACCCGCGTGGTGACCCGCCTGATGGGCCGCTACTACCGCCGCGCCGACGCGGTCATCATGCCGACCGCCGGAATGCTCGACGTGACCCGCGAGATGGGCGTACGGAACCCAGTCGTCATCCCGACCGCCGTGGAGCCGGAGGTGCTGCGCGGTGCGCCGCCCATCGGGAATCCCTGGCCCGCCGGACGGCGGCGGCTCCTCACCGTGGGGCGGCTGGCCCGCGAGAAGCGCTTCGACCTCGTGCTGGACACGTTGGCCGGGCTGCCCGACGCGCACCTCGTGGTGCTGGGGGAAGGGCCGGAGCGGGGGCGGCTCGAAGAACACGCCGAGCGCCGGGAGGTAGGGGACCGGGTGAGCTTCCTGGGGGTGCGCCCCTGGACCGAGATCGGCGCGTACTACCGGCTGGCCGAGCTGTTCCTCTTCGCCAGCGACACCGAGACGCAGGGGCTGGTCTTGCAGGAGGCCCAACTGATGGGCGTGCCCGTCGTGGCGGTGGGCGCCCGCGGGACGCTGAGTGGGGTAGCGCCGGGCCGCAGCGGGTACCTCGTGGGACCGGGGGACGTGCCCGCCCTGACCCGGCACGCGGCGGCCATCCTGGGGGACCCGGCCCTGTGGTCGCGGCTCTCGCGCGGGGCGCGGCGGCATGGGGCCACCTGGACACCGGGCGGCGTGGCCGAGCGGGTGCTGGACGTGTACTCCGGCGTGCTGGGGACCCCGCAGGAGGTGGCGTTCGCGGAGGGAACCCCGGCCCTCACGGGCCGAAATACCCTCGCGTATGACCGCTGA
- a CDS encoding Sectered polysaccharide deacetylase, protein MPSVPSPLRRALLRAGAGGAFAGGDPGSPHLGLVVPVRTPEELTAVVGTGVRVTLLLSPNLARLAPEGVRAAAEAGHEIAGWGDPEGVAGLEVAAGRPITLWSAEAPRATPARLAARGLTPLPLPLATPEPGGTLHLSAAALPTEVPRLRALGYRPGPVGGLPGLRRARGRDLGLHLYRKAVDDRFAQAHRVRALTGRADGVLRVSRQPAPPELGWPSGAAVAELHVHSPRLVGLSARSPLAAYRAFARSLRDVAAALHEDPEFADVQGVVAVTLFHEPLAQQGFQVLPLPPLRARLYSLGFRLMRRVYGTAVPTSEPEPRLAWMERAAFLARHG, encoded by the coding sequence ATGCCTTCAGTTCCCTCTCCCCTGCGCCGCGCCCTGCTGCGGGCTGGAGCCGGGGGAGCCTTTGCGGGCGGCGATCCCGGCTCGCCCCACCTCGGGCTGGTCGTGCCCGTGCGGACGCCAGAAGAGTTAACGGCAGTGGTGGGCACGGGTGTCCGGGTTACCCTGCTGCTTTCCCCCAACCTCGCCCGCCTCGCTCCGGAGGGTGTGCGTGCCGCTGCGGAGGCCGGGCACGAGATCGCCGGATGGGGTGACCCGGAGGGAGTCGCCGGGCTGGAGGTCGCTGCCGGGCGCCCCATCACCCTCTGGAGTGCCGAGGCCCCGCGAGCCACACCCGCCCGCCTCGCCGCGCGGGGCCTGACGCCGCTCCCCCTTCCCCTCGCTACTCCCGAACCCGGCGGCACGCTGCACCTCTCCGCCGCCGCCCTTCCAACGGAAGTGCCCCGGCTGCGGGCCTTGGGCTACCGTCCCGGCCCGGTGGGCGGGTTGCCGGGACTGCGGCGGGCGCGGGGGCGGGACCTGGGGCTGCACCTCTACCGCAAGGCGGTGGACGACCGTTTCGCGCAGGCGCACCGGGTCCGGGCGCTGACCGGGCGGGCCGACGGGGTGCTGCGCGTGAGCCGCCAGCCTGCCCCGCCCGAGTTGGGGTGGCCATCCGGCGCGGCAGTGGCCGAACTGCACGTCCATTCGCCGCGCCTGGTGGGGCTGAGTGCCCGCAGCCCGCTCGCCGCCTACCGCGCCTTTGCCCGTTCGCTGCGCGACGTGGCGGCGGCGCTGCATGAAGACCCCGAGTTCGCGGACGTGCAGGGGGTGGTCGCCGTCACCCTCTTTCACGAGCCGCTGGCGCAGCAGGGCTTCCAGGTCCTGCCCCTGCCGCCGCTGCGGGCACGGCTCTACAGTCTGGGGTTCCGGCTGATGCGCCGGGTCTACGGCACAGCGGTTCCCACCTCCGAGCCGGAGCCGAGGCTGGCGTGGATGGAGCGGGCAGCATTTCTGGCGCGGCACGGTTAG
- a CDS encoding GAF domain-containing protein, with translation MTFPPFPPDLAAAPTVGAFGAALARFACQTVRAHGVQVWAVTGGALVVVGEEGRGLGLSDGTLAARALASGERQEQGMLVALPFGSGVLELVGAEEAGVEALAGLLPLLTLALEGVQARETRRGRGRVAETVEQLVRRLGGSLDLAEVLTATAESAALALGFGRAFVALFSEVQGGRARTGEVFSYGFDSAFTGGVGVGPVSFGRLVERGEVIMYDRSRDGASPMAAGLAELDPEVALIAPLSARGRPLGLLYVDSRSAGVRVSEDDTWLVLALAEQASLAIDNARLYGTETRKREAAEALREAGAALAGSLHLPDTLSKVLERATALFGADAAGVYELQPDGRTLSIRGALGLPGEYVLRVRAKVGGGVTGRAVQRREMVAARDLPAEGYGGSSRYTRSLLARGEYPYRGVVSLPLGTRSGVFGVLTLYWTAPLPLDADDLALAEVFAGQASLAIENARLYEEELRREREAAVLLNVGRLLGEDQSDRALAEAARLATLALGAGRGLIALTGEDGAVVRCATYNLHAPNGAELASLAGQLGRGPRPLTRRHALPVAGSALIVPLRGGGEGEEVLGFLYADDPGTEPPSDRVLALSRSVADQMALTLTRERLLSALAREEARYRQLAEGAHDLILSADGAGLVTYANPAAVRLLGPLVGASLLTLPTPGTRPALQAAWEGARRHPAGGRAEIEVGPYRLEVRLSAVSGPAGGMLAVARDLSELQTLAAEIQRRGRALEAATSRQTELRTYLTLFTQAQEEERRRISRELHDDTAQVLIATSRRVARLARSLEGPGRERAQDILGDLDAAIESVRRFARNLRPSVLDDLGLLPALEWLAGQAATDTRLEVSGPERRLAPAVELTVFRLVQEALANVDKHAGARSAAIRVAYAPDGVRVTVRDDGQGFTPDQAQARAQAGHLGLIGLRERVALAGGELELESEPGRGTAVVFALPG, from the coding sequence ATGACCTTCCCCCCCTTCCCCCCCGACCTCGCCGCCGCCCCCACTGTGGGGGCATTCGGGGCGGCCCTGGCCCGCTTCGCTTGTCAGACCGTGCGGGCGCACGGGGTGCAGGTGTGGGCGGTGACGGGCGGGGCGCTCGTGGTCGTGGGCGAGGAAGGCCGGGGCCTGGGCCTCAGCGACGGCACGCTGGCGGCGCGGGCGCTGGCGTCGGGCGAGCGGCAGGAGCAGGGGATGCTGGTCGCCTTGCCGTTCGGGAGCGGTGTGCTGGAACTCGTGGGCGCGGAGGAGGCCGGGGTGGAGGCGCTGGCCGGGCTGCTGCCGCTGCTCACGCTGGCGCTCGAAGGCGTGCAGGCCCGCGAGACGCGGCGGGGCCGGGGCCGGGTCGCCGAAACGGTCGAGCAGCTCGTGCGGCGGCTGGGGGGCAGCCTCGACCTCGCGGAGGTGCTCACCGCCACCGCCGAGAGCGCGGCCCTCGCGCTGGGCTTCGGGCGGGCGTTCGTGGCCCTCTTCAGCGAGGTGCAGGGCGGGCGGGCGCGGACGGGCGAGGTCTTCTCCTACGGCTTCGACTCGGCCTTTACCGGGGGCGTGGGAGTGGGGCCGGTGTCCTTCGGGCGGCTGGTCGAGCGCGGCGAGGTCATCATGTACGACCGCAGCCGCGACGGGGCCTCGCCCATGGCGGCGGGCCTGGCGGAACTCGACCCGGAAGTCGCGCTGATCGCCCCCCTGAGTGCGCGGGGACGCCCGCTGGGGCTGCTGTACGTGGACAGCCGCTCGGCGGGGGTGCGCGTCTCGGAGGACGACACCTGGCTGGTGCTCGCGCTCGCCGAGCAGGCCAGTCTCGCCATCGACAATGCCCGGCTCTACGGCACCGAGACCCGCAAGCGCGAGGCGGCCGAAGCGCTGCGTGAAGCGGGAGCGGCGCTGGCGGGGAGCTTGCACCTGCCCGACACCCTCTCCAAGGTGCTGGAGCGGGCCACCGCCCTGTTCGGAGCGGACGCGGCGGGCGTGTACGAGCTGCAACCCGACGGGCGCACCCTCTCCATCCGGGGAGCACTGGGGCTGCCGGGCGAGTACGTGCTGCGGGTGCGGGCCAAGGTGGGGGGTGGGGTGACCGGGCGGGCCGTGCAGCGCCGCGAGATGGTCGCCGCCCGCGACCTCCCCGCCGAGGGGTACGGGGGCAGCAGCCGCTACACCCGGTCGCTGCTCGCGCGGGGCGAGTACCCCTACCGGGGCGTGGTGAGCCTGCCGCTGGGCACCCGCTCGGGCGTGTTCGGGGTGCTGACCCTGTATTGGACGGCGCCGCTGCCCCTCGACGCCGACGACCTCGCGCTCGCGGAAGTGTTCGCGGGGCAGGCTTCCCTCGCCATCGAGAATGCCCGGCTGTACGAGGAAGAGTTGCGCCGTGAGCGTGAGGCCGCCGTCCTGCTGAACGTGGGCCGGTTGCTGGGCGAGGACCAGAGCGACCGCGCCCTGGCGGAAGCCGCGCGGCTGGCCACCCTGGCGCTGGGGGCGGGCCGGGGGCTGATCGCGCTGACGGGCGAGGACGGAGCGGTGGTGCGCTGCGCGACTTACAACCTGCACGCGCCGAATGGAGCCGAACTCGCCTCGCTCGCGGGGCAACTCGGCCGGGGGCCGCGCCCGCTGACTCGGCGGCACGCCCTGCCGGTCGCGGGCAGCGCCCTGATCGTGCCGCTGCGGGGGGGCGGCGAGGGGGAGGAGGTGCTGGGCTTCCTGTACGCCGACGACCCCGGCACCGAGCCGCCCAGCGACCGGGTGCTGGCCCTGTCGCGCAGCGTGGCCGACCAGATGGCGCTGACGCTGACCCGCGAGCGGCTGCTCTCGGCGCTCGCGCGGGAGGAAGCGAGATACCGCCAGCTCGCGGAGGGCGCCCACGACCTGATCCTGAGCGCGGACGGGGCCGGACTCGTGACCTACGCCAACCCCGCCGCCGTGCGGCTGCTGGGGCCGCTCGTCGGGGCGAGCCTGCTCACCCTGCCCACACCGGGGACCCGCCCCGCCCTGCAGGCCGCCTGGGAGGGGGCACGGCGCCACCCCGCCGGGGGCCGCGCCGAGATCGAGGTGGGGCCGTACCGCCTGGAGGTGCGCCTCAGCGCGGTGAGCGGACCTGCGGGGGGAATGCTGGCCGTCGCCCGCGACCTCTCCGAACTTCAGACCCTCGCCGCCGAGATTCAGCGCCGGGGCCGGGCGCTGGAGGCCGCGACGAGCCGCCAGACCGAACTGCGGACCTACCTCACCCTGTTCACCCAGGCGCAGGAGGAAGAACGCCGCCGCATCAGCCGCGAGCTGCACGACGACACCGCGCAGGTCCTGATCGCCACCTCGCGCCGGGTGGCCCGCCTCGCCCGCAGCCTGGAGGGACCGGGGCGCGAGCGGGCGCAGGACATCCTGGGGGACCTCGACGCGGCCATCGAGAGCGTGCGCCGCTTTGCACGAAACCTCCGCCCCAGCGTGCTCGACGACCTGGGGCTGCTGCCCGCACTGGAGTGGCTGGCGGGGCAGGCCGCCACCGACACCCGGCTGGAGGTCAGCGGCCCGGAGCGTCGCCTCGCCCCTGCCGTGGAACTCACGGTGTTCCGGCTGGTGCAGGAAGCCCTCGCCAACGTGGACAAGCATGCGGGCGCCCGCAGCGCGGCGATCCGGGTGGCCTACGCCCCGGACGGGGTGCGCGTGACCGTGCGCGACGACGGCCAGGGCTTCACGCCGGACCAGGCCCAGGCCCGCGCCCAGGCCGGGCACCTCGGGCTGATCGGCCTGCGCGAGCGGGTGGCGCTGGCCGGGGGCGAGCTGGAGCTGGAGAGCGAGCCGGGGCGGGGGACGGCGGTGGTGTTCGCACTGCCGGGGTAG
- a CDS encoding response regulator transcription factor translates to MHDADAAAASARPITLLLVDDHPVVRKGTRELLEGEADLHVVGEADSGEDAVGKARELRPDVILMDVSMPGMNGIEATRAIKAFMPGVGVLVLTSYDDDAYVFALLEAGAAGYLLKNTSEDDLLGAVRAVAAGESALHPSVARKVLERFSTQQTPTPPEDALSPRELEVLRVAATGRTNKEIARDLDISPRTVQVHLANIFSKLDVGSRTEAVLYGIKRGWIDPKTL, encoded by the coding sequence ATGCACGACGCCGACGCTGCTGCCGCCTCCGCGCGGCCCATCACCCTGCTTTTGGTCGACGACCATCCGGTCGTGCGCAAGGGCACCCGCGAACTGCTGGAAGGAGAAGCCGACCTGCACGTCGTGGGCGAAGCCGACAGCGGCGAGGACGCGGTGGGGAAGGCCCGCGAACTGCGCCCCGACGTGATCCTGATGGACGTGTCCATGCCCGGCATGAACGGCATCGAGGCCACCCGCGCCATCAAAGCCTTCATGCCCGGCGTGGGGGTCCTCGTCCTGACGAGCTACGACGACGACGCCTACGTGTTCGCGCTGCTGGAGGCGGGGGCGGCAGGCTACCTGCTGAAAAACACCTCCGAAGACGACCTGCTGGGGGCGGTGCGGGCGGTCGCGGCGGGGGAGAGTGCGCTGCACCCTTCCGTCGCCCGCAAGGTGCTGGAGCGGTTCAGCACCCAGCAGACGCCCACACCGCCGGAGGACGCCCTCAGCCCCCGCGAGCTGGAGGTGCTTCGGGTGGCCGCCACCGGGCGAACGAACAAGGAGATCGCCCGCGACCTCGACATCAGCCCGCGTACGGTGCAGGTGCACCTCGCCAACATCTTTTCCAAGCTGGATGTGGGCAGCCGGACCGAGGCAGTGCTGTACGGCATCAAGCGGGGGTGGATCGATCCGAAAACGCTGTGA
- a CDS encoding ABC transporter substrate-binding protein — protein MTKADSRFRRPLGLIALTTLALTLAACDDNTETNTSTESGTTATTEGSGTEGSGETASTGTGSTSSGGSRDVLVVQESADIPTLDPGTSYDTGSGQVVENLYETLVTYQGNSLTELEPLLATEWNVANEGTEYRFTLRDGVQFHTGNEFKCADAEYTFRRNLVTNTSDSGNWFLSESLLGTGANANDDDSITWEKISAAVRCDGETLVFTLPKADPAFLSKLAYAGQSIVDSEHAKEIGEWDGTEATWKDAVGKDLTGSPLSQQPSGTGAYKFVSKDATAFRAEAFENYWGEKPSIQNILIQIVPEQAARLQAFLRGDADMVETGGRAIIEEQLRGKPGVAVLDNLADTSAFGIFMNQDIKGEGRLGSGKLDGQGIPANFFSDVNVRKGFVSAFDVDTYIKEVQNGVGEPRNFLLPETFPGYNPDVEPAQFDLDAAREAFEQAWDGQVWENGFVVNATYRAGSVSAQTGMELLKKNIESLNPKFKVNLEAKQWSEILEAGDKGEEILIITGWAPDYADPDNFVHTFYSSEGYYNPRANFKDEQIDAWVNEARTTTDAERRNELYTQIAERAKEQAYFILMPSTPGILAYRDNIQGISEENYNPMLSFARAGTYWKNLSKN, from the coding sequence ATGACCAAAGCCGATTCCCGCTTCCGTCGCCCGCTAGGCCTGATTGCCCTGACAACCCTGGCCCTGACCCTCGCGGCCTGCGACGACAACACCGAGACCAACACCAGCACCGAGAGCGGCACGACCGCCACCACCGAAGGCAGCGGCACCGAGGGCTCCGGCGAGACCGCGTCCACGGGCACCGGCAGCACCTCGTCCGGCGGCAGCCGTGACGTGCTCGTCGTGCAGGAGAGCGCCGACATTCCCACCCTGGACCCCGGCACCTCCTACGACACCGGCAGCGGTCAGGTCGTCGAAAACCTCTATGAGACGCTGGTCACCTACCAGGGCAACAGCCTGACCGAACTCGAGCCGCTGCTGGCGACCGAGTGGAACGTCGCCAACGAGGGCACCGAGTACCGATTCACCCTGCGTGACGGCGTGCAGTTCCACACCGGCAACGAGTTCAAGTGCGCGGACGCAGAGTACACCTTCCGCCGCAACCTCGTGACGAACACCAGCGACAGCGGCAACTGGTTCCTCTCGGAGAGCCTGCTGGGCACGGGCGCGAACGCCAACGACGACGACTCCATCACCTGGGAGAAGATCAGCGCGGCGGTGCGCTGCGACGGCGAGACGCTGGTATTCACGCTGCCCAAGGCCGACCCCGCGTTCCTGTCCAAGCTCGCCTACGCGGGCCAGAGCATCGTGGACTCCGAGCACGCCAAGGAAATTGGCGAGTGGGACGGCACCGAAGCCACCTGGAAGGACGCCGTGGGCAAGGACCTGACCGGCAGCCCGCTTTCGCAGCAGCCCAGCGGCACCGGGGCCTACAAGTTCGTGAGCAAGGACGCGACCGCCTTCCGCGCCGAGGCCTTCGAGAACTACTGGGGTGAGAAGCCCAGCATCCAGAACATTCTGATCCAGATCGTGCCCGAGCAGGCGGCCCGCCTCCAGGCCTTCCTCCGCGGTGACGCCGACATGGTGGAAACCGGTGGCCGCGCGATCATCGAAGAGCAGCTGCGCGGCAAGCCCGGCGTGGCGGTTCTGGACAACCTGGCCGACACCAGCGCCTTCGGCATCTTCATGAACCAGGACATCAAGGGCGAGGGGCGCCTCGGCAGCGGCAAGCTCGACGGTCAGGGCATTCCCGCGAACTTCTTCAGCGACGTGAACGTCCGCAAGGGCTTCGTGTCGGCCTTCGATGTGGACACGTACATCAAGGAAGTGCAAAACGGGGTGGGCGAGCCCCGCAACTTCCTGTTGCCCGAAACTTTCCCCGGCTACAACCCTGACGTGGAGCCCGCGCAGTTTGACCTCGACGCGGCCCGCGAGGCCTTCGAGCAGGCCTGGGACGGCCAGGTGTGGGAAAACGGCTTCGTCGTGAACGCCACCTACCGGGCGGGCAGTGTCTCGGCCCAGACCGGGATGGAGCTGCTGAAGAAGAACATCGAGTCCCTGAACCCCAAGTTCAAGGTGAACCTCGAAGCCAAGCAGTGGAGCGAGATTCTGGAAGCGGGCGACAAGGGTGAGGAAATTCTGATCATCACCGGCTGGGCGCCCGACTACGCCGACCCCGACAACTTCGTCCACACCTTCTACTCCAGCGAGGGCTACTACAACCCCCGCGCCAACTTCAAGGACGAGCAGATCGACGCCTGGGTGAACGAGGCCCGGACCACCACCGACGCCGAGCGCCGCAACGAGCTGTACACCCAGATCGCCGAACGGGCCAAGGAGCAGGCCTACTTCATCCTGATGCCCAGCACCCCCGGCATCCTGGCCTACCGCGACAACATCCAGGGCATCAGCGAGGAGAACTACAACCCGATGCTCTCCTTCGCCCGCGCGGGCACGTACTGGAAGAACCTCAGCAAGAACTGA